Proteins co-encoded in one Kribbella qitaiheensis genomic window:
- a CDS encoding GlxA family transcriptional regulator: MASSSRLHVVKPHRVVVLALEPVVGFDLTIPPTVFGNATRSDGTPLYDVRICGLTTAPVRSAAGFSLVPDYGMEALAEADTVIIPGTYIPQPRNEGTLPDDVAEALALIRPGTRIASICTGAFVLGAAGLLDGRPATTHWQRADMFRALYPKVLLNEDLLFIDDGDIITSAGLAAGVDLCLHLVRRDFGSEVANRSARHCVVPPWRDGGQSQYIERVMPDEGTEGTGPTRAWALERLDQELSLGTLAEQARMSVRTFSRRFKAETGQSPGTWLLQQRVRHACHLLETTDLSVDRVAESAGLGTAASLRHHLRTELGVSPLAYRKTFRAG; this comes from the coding sequence ATGGCCTCTTCCAGTCGCCTCCATGTCGTCAAGCCGCACCGGGTCGTCGTGCTCGCCCTCGAGCCGGTGGTCGGCTTCGACCTGACGATTCCGCCGACCGTCTTCGGCAATGCCACCCGCTCCGACGGCACACCCCTGTACGACGTACGCATCTGTGGGCTGACCACTGCGCCCGTCCGCTCCGCCGCCGGGTTCTCGCTCGTGCCCGACTACGGCATGGAAGCGCTGGCCGAGGCCGACACCGTGATCATCCCCGGCACCTACATCCCTCAGCCGCGGAACGAGGGCACACTGCCGGACGACGTCGCTGAAGCGCTCGCGCTGATCCGCCCGGGCACCCGGATCGCGTCGATCTGCACCGGCGCCTTCGTACTAGGTGCGGCCGGGTTGCTCGACGGTCGACCGGCGACCACGCACTGGCAGCGTGCGGACATGTTCCGTGCGCTCTATCCCAAGGTGTTGCTCAACGAGGACCTCCTGTTCATCGACGACGGCGACATCATTACTTCGGCAGGTCTGGCGGCCGGAGTGGATCTCTGCCTGCATCTCGTCCGGCGCGACTTCGGCAGCGAGGTCGCGAATCGATCCGCGCGACACTGCGTCGTACCGCCGTGGCGCGATGGCGGGCAGTCGCAGTACATCGAGCGGGTGATGCCTGACGAGGGCACCGAGGGAACCGGTCCGACCCGGGCCTGGGCGCTCGAACGGCTGGACCAGGAACTGAGTCTCGGCACGTTGGCCGAGCAGGCGCGGATGAGCGTCCGGACGTTCAGCCGACGGTTCAAGGCCGAGACCGGTCAGTCCCCCGGCACCTGGCTGCTGCAGCAACGTGTCCGGCACGCGTGCCACCTGCTGGAGACGACCGACCTCTCGGTCGACCGCGTAGCCGAGTCGGCAGGTCTCGGTACGGCGGCATCACTGCGGCACCACCTTCGCACCGAACTCGGCGTCTCACCGCTCGCTTACCGCAAGACCTTCCGCGCCGGCTGA
- a CDS encoding MFS transporter: MILEKKTPRLHRAWPVAAVGFITLIGAAGFRSVPGVLLDPLHEEFGWSHATISTAVSINLMLYGLISPFAAALMDKLGLRRVVSGALVLIALGSGLTIFMTSSWQLMLCWGFLVGVGTGSMSMTFVATITGRWFVQRRGLVTGILTAAGATGQLVFLPLIARLATSYGWRVPALVAAAAALAVVPLVLLFLRDYPSDVGLRAYGAPEGSTAGQRVETTGSSAMRALTALRTAMRRPAFWMLAGGFAICGASTNGLIGTHFVTAAHDHGMPATTAASLLALVGIFDVGGTIVSGWLTDRWDPRYLLIAYYSLRGLSLLVLPSLLGPSAQPSIWVFIIFYGLDWVATVPPTVALCREWFGVDGPIVFGWVFASHQIGAAIAATGAGAIRDAQGTYNLAWYLAGGLCAAAALMSASIGRRLSPA; this comes from the coding sequence ATGATCCTGGAGAAGAAGACTCCCCGGCTGCACCGCGCCTGGCCGGTCGCCGCCGTCGGTTTCATCACCCTGATCGGGGCGGCCGGCTTCCGTTCCGTGCCTGGCGTTCTGCTCGACCCGCTGCACGAGGAGTTCGGCTGGTCGCACGCCACGATCTCCACCGCGGTGTCGATCAACCTGATGCTCTACGGCCTGATCTCACCGTTCGCGGCCGCGCTGATGGACAAGCTCGGCCTGCGCCGGGTCGTCAGTGGAGCGCTGGTGCTGATCGCGCTGGGCAGCGGGCTGACCATCTTCATGACTTCGTCCTGGCAGCTCATGCTCTGCTGGGGATTCCTGGTCGGCGTCGGCACCGGCTCGATGTCGATGACGTTCGTGGCGACCATCACCGGGCGCTGGTTCGTGCAACGGCGCGGTCTTGTCACCGGGATCCTCACCGCGGCCGGAGCGACCGGGCAGCTGGTCTTCCTGCCGTTGATCGCCAGGCTCGCGACCTCGTACGGCTGGCGCGTTCCGGCGCTGGTTGCCGCCGCCGCCGCGCTCGCGGTCGTTCCGCTGGTGCTGCTGTTCCTGCGCGACTACCCGAGCGACGTCGGCCTGAGGGCGTACGGGGCACCGGAGGGAAGTACCGCCGGGCAGCGAGTCGAGACGACCGGTAGCAGCGCGATGCGAGCACTGACCGCGCTTCGTACGGCGATGCGTCGACCCGCGTTCTGGATGCTGGCAGGCGGCTTCGCGATCTGTGGCGCCTCGACGAACGGCTTGATCGGCACGCACTTCGTCACTGCCGCGCACGACCATGGCATGCCGGCGACCACCGCCGCGTCGTTGCTCGCACTGGTCGGCATCTTCGACGTCGGCGGCACTATCGTGTCGGGCTGGCTGACCGACCGCTGGGACCCGCGGTACCTGCTGATCGCCTACTACTCACTCCGAGGGCTGTCCCTGCTGGTACTGCCTTCGCTGCTCGGGCCGTCCGCGCAGCCGAGCATCTGGGTGTTCATCATCTTCTACGGCCTCGACTGGGTGGCGACCGTGCCGCCGACGGTGGCACTGTGCCGCGAGTGGTTCGGCGTGGACGGTCCGATCGTCTTCGGCTGGGTGTTCGCGTCCCACCAGATCGGCGCGGCGATCGCGGCGACCGGCGCGGGCGCGATCCGGGACGCGCAGGGCACCTACAACCTCGCTTGGTACTTGGCCGGTGGGTTGTGTGCGGCGGCCGCTCTGATGTCCGCGAGCATCGGCAGGCGTCTCTCGCCGGCCTAG